The following are encoded together in the Salvia hispanica cultivar TCC Black 2014 chromosome 6, UniMelb_Shisp_WGS_1.0, whole genome shotgun sequence genome:
- the LOC125193372 gene encoding GDSL esterase/lipase At1g33811 — protein sequence MWAVLAFLCLSARAAFSQPNSQVPAFYIFGDSLVDNGNNNGILTLARANYMPYGLDFPQGTTGRFTNGLTFVDVLAKLLGFPNYIPPFAAIRGRALLQGANYASGASGIRDETGNNLGDHISMNQQVENFGRTVQQLRRFFRGNGIALAAYLSKAIFYCGLGSNDYLNNYFMRDYYSTSSRYTPKAYAESLLQDYARQLTTLYNLGARKVIVTGVGQIGCIPYQLARYNGSGSRCNEEINNAIILFNSGLKQLVDQANRGQLPGSRFVYLDSYFSSQDLVQKARTYGFDVVDKGCCGVGKNNGQITCLPLQTPCDNRQKYVFWDAFHPTEAANILLAKKAYSSKSKSFAYPINIQQLAAL from the exons ATGTGGGCTGTTTTAGCTTTCTTGTGCTTGTCAGCAAGAGCAGCATTTTCACAGCCTAATAGCCAAGTTCCTGCCTTTTACATTTTTGGAGATTCTTTAGTTGACAATGGCAACAACAATGGAATCCTCACTCTTGCCAGGGCTAACTACATGCCTTACGGCCTCGATTTTCCTCAGGGAACCACAGGCCGTTTCACCAACGGCCTCACTTTTGTCGATGTTTTAG CTAAATTGTTGGGCTTCCCCAACTATATTCCTCCCTTTGCTGCAATTCGTGGCCGAGCACTGCTTCAGGGTGCAAACTATGCATCTGGAGCTTCGGGGATCAGAGATGAAACTGGAAATAATCTG GGAGACCACATTTCAATGAACCAGCAAGTAGAAAACTTTGGTAGAACAGTGCAGCAGCTAAGGCGATTCTTCAGAGGAAATGGGATCGCGCTGGCGGCCTATCTCAGCAAGGCCATCTTCTACTGCGGATTGGGAAGCAACGACTACCTCAACAACTACTTCATGCGCGATTACTACTCAACCAGTTCCCGCTATACACCAAAGGCTTATGCTGAGTCCCTCCTCCAGGATTATGCCAGACAATTGACA ACGCTCTACAACTTGGGAGCACGGAAAGTTATTGTGACTGGAGTTGGGCAGATAGGGTGCATACCCTATCAGCTGGCGCGTTACAATGGAAGTGGAAGCAGGTGCAACGAAGAGATCAACAATGCGATCATCCTTTTCAACAGCGGTCTCAAACAGCTGGTGGATCAAGCCAACAGAGGTCAGCTGCCAGGGTCGAGATTCGTCTACCTTGATTCGTATTTCAGCAGCCAAGACCTTGTCCAGAAGGCCAGAACATACG GATTTGATGTGGTGGACAAAGGATGCTGTGGAGTAGGAAAGAACAATGGCCAGATAACTTGTCTTCCTCTCCAAACTCCATGTGATAACAGACAGAAATACGTATTCTGGGACGCGTTTCATCCAACTGAAGCTGCCAACATTTTGCTTGCAAAGAAGGCTTATAGTTCAAAGAGTAAATCTTTTGCTTATCCCATAAACATACAGCAACTGGCTGCACTCTAG
- the LOC125195806 gene encoding elongation factor 1-gamma 2-like, with amino-acid sequence MPLVLHSGSGNKNALKALVTAEYNGVKVELAKNFEMGVSNKTPEFLKMNPIGKIPVLETPDGPIFESNAIARYVARLKSDTTLYGSSLIDYGHIEQWIDFSATEIDANLGRWLYPRLGYGLYLPPAEEVAVSTLKRALEALNIHLASNTYLVGHGVTLADIVMICNLSVGFKAIMTKSFTSQFPHVERYFWTLVNQPIFKKILGDTKQAESIPPVASKKPTQPNEPAKPKPKEVKKEEVKPQEVAEEEAPKPKAKNPLDLLPPSKMILDDWKRLYSNTKTNFREVAIKGFWDMYDPEGYSLWFCDYKYNDENTVSFVTMNKVGGFLQRMDLARKYAFGKMLIIGNEAPFKVKGLWLFRGTEIPKFVVDECYDMELYDWVKVDINDEAQKERVSQMIEDAEPFEGEALLDAKCFK; translated from the exons ATGCCTCTG GTTTTGCATTCCGGGAGTGGGAACAAAAATGCCCTTAAGGCACTTGTTACTGCAGAATACAACGGTGTGAAGGTTGAACTGGCAAAGAATTTTGAGATGGGTGTGTCAAACAAGACCCCAGAATTTCTCAAGATGAATCCTATTGGAAAG ATTCCTGTGCTTGAAACACCTGATGGCCCGATATTTGAAAGCAATGCTATTGCACGTTATG TGGCTCGATTGAAGTCTGATACCACCTTATATGGCTCTTCGTTGATTGATTAC GGGCACATCGAGCAATGGATTGATTTTTCTGCTACTGAAATTGATGCTAATCTAGGGCGTTGGTTGTACCCCCGACTTGGTTACGGTCTCTATCTTCCTCCA GCTGAGGAGGTTGCAGTTTCCACGCTGAAGAGAGCTCTTGAAGCACTGAACATTCATCTTGCCTCCAATACATACTTGGTTGGACATGGAGTGACACTTGCTGATATTGTCATGATATGTAATCTCAGCGTCGGATTTAAGGCAATCATGACTAAGAGCTTTACATCACAATTCCCACACGTGGAAAGATACTTCTGGACCTTGGTTAATCAACCAATTTTCAAGAAGATTTTGGGTGATACTAAACAAGCGGAATCTATTCCCCCAGTTGCATCAAAAAAACCCACTCAGCCAAACGAGCCTGCAAAGCCCAAGCCAAAGGAGGTTAAGAAAGAGGAAGTGAAGCCGCAAGAAGTAGCAGAGGAAGAAGCACCCAAGCCTAAGGCAAAGAATCCATTGGATCTTTTGCCCCCTAGTAAGATGATACTAGATGACTGGAAGAGGCTGTACTCTAACACAAAGACCAATTTCCGTGAGGTTGCCATTAAAG GGTTCTGGGACATGTATGATCCAGAAGGATACTCACTTTGGTTCTGTGATTACAAATACAATGATGAGAACACTGTCTCTTTTGTTACCATGAACAAGGTCGGTGGTTTTCTGCAGAGAATGGATTTGGCACGCAAGTATGCATTCGGGAAGATGCTGATTATTGGTAACGAGGCACCATTTAAGGTGAAGGGGCTGTGGCTTTTCCGAGGGACGGAAATCCctaaatttgttgttgatgaaTGTTACGATATGGAGCTGTATGATTGGGTCAAGGTAGATATCAATGACGAAGCCCAAAAAGAACGCGTCAGTCAGATGATTGAAGATGCTGAGCCTTTTGAAGGTGAAGCACTCTTGGATGCCAAGTGCTTCAAGTGA
- the LOC125194740 gene encoding uncharacterized protein LOC125194740: MQFVYLLPGWEGSADDSRVLRDAVSCANGFKVPQGCYYLCDNSYANTPGFLVPYKRVRYHLKEWGPGTERPQNPKEMFNMRHTKARNVIERAFAVLKMRWGILRIASYYPIQTQIRLIMCCFLLHNFIRREMEVDPIELELDNSTANIVNESDPVGQDYVQGVEPSSEWTEFRDSLALNMWNNR; this comes from the exons ATGCAATTCGTCTATCTACTGCCTGGTTGGGAAGGTTCTGCAGACGACTCGCGAGTCCTGAGGGACGCTGTATCTTGTGCGAATGGGTTCAAAGTTCCTCAAG GTTGCTATTATCTGTGCGATAACTCCTACGCTAACACTCCTGGATTTTTAGTACCGTACAAGAGGGTTCGATATCATCTAAAGGAATGGGGGCCAGGGACTGAAAGACCACAAAATCCCAAGGAAATGTTCAATATGCGGCATACCAAGGCTAGAAATGTAATTGAGCGCGCGTTTGCAGTGTTAAAAATGCGTTGGGGAATCCTTCGGATCGCCTCCTATTATCCAATTCAGACTCAAATTAGATTGATTATGTGTTGCTTCCTACTCCACAATTTTATACGCCGAGAAATGGAAGTAGATCCGATAGAACTTGAGCTTGATAACTCTACTGCGAACATAGTCAATGAGTCAGATCCGGTCGGCCAGGATTACGTTCAGGGTGTCGAGCCCTCCTCGGAGTGGACAGAATTCAGAGATAGCTTAGCACTCAACATGTGGAACAACAGATAG